The Candidatus Aminicenantes bacterium genome includes the window GGAACAGCCGCTGCTGGAATCCAATAACTGGCTCAGATTCCGCATGGGAAAATGGAACCTGACAGGCTGGCTGACGGAGCATTCCCGTTTGATCCGCACCTTCAGCCTTTTGCGATTGCGTTTTGAATTTCCGCTTCCCTTTCTTTTCCCGCTCCGTTTCCGATGCCTGGACAAGGTGGCACATTACGTTGAGCCAGTGGCTTCGTGAGTTCGTCTTTTTTCCCGTCTCCAGGGCCATGGCGCGACGGTTCCCCGGGACACGACACTTGTTGCCCATGCTGATTCCTCCCATGGTGGTCATGGTGTTCAGCGGCATCTGGCATGGGTTCAAGGCTCAATTTTTGGTCTGGGGCATACTCATTGGACTGATGGTTTTCGCGGAACGGGTAATCCACGTGATTCGCCCCCCCAAACCCCTGGCCGTGGTCTCCGCGCCACGGAAATGGGCCAAGGGGTTGGCGCTCTGGTGCTTTCTGGGCTTCTCCCTGGTGCCGTTCTGTATGCCTCCGGAGGCGGGGTTGCGCTTTTTTGTTGCACTCTTCCACGGCAACCTTCAACCCTTTCCCATGACGCCCGTCCTGCTCGTGATTCCGGCCTCCCTGGTTTTGGACCGGATCCAACTGCGCTTCGGAGAAACCCTGGACCGGCTTCCGATTCCCACCTGGAGCCAGGTACCACTTCAAGCGTTTCTGATCCTGGTTATATCCATGTTCCTGTTGACCAGGCATCCCGTTCCTTTTATTTACCAGGGATTCTGATGACCCATTCAACCATTGACCATACACGGATCCGCTCCCAACTCCTGCGCTACATCCGCGAAGAGATCCTGCGCGATCCAGACTGCGCCCTGGATATGGATACCCCCCTGATCACGGGAGGAATCATCGATTCTTTCAGCATTACCCACATTTCCGTGTTCATGGAAAAAGAATTTTCCGCCCATATCCGCGACGCGGATTTGACCATTGAAAACATGGACACCATAAACGACATGGCCCGCCTGGCGGGAAACGCCTTGTCCGAAAGCGAAAAGAGATCATGAACCTGACCGAATTCATTGTCCGCAACGCGCAATCGCATCCTCACAAAGAGGCCGTTTGTCTGCCCCTGGCCGATCCCCCGGTCTCATGGAGCTACAGAGAACTTCTCCATCTGATCCGCTGTGTGTCCGGCGGGCTATGCGCTGCGGGCCTGACACCCGGCAACCGGATCATGATCGCGCTGAATCGCCCGGAGGAGGCCATGCCCACGCTTTTCGGGTGTATGTACTCAGGCATGACCGCCAGCATCCTGCCCACTCCCGGGCTGCTTCAGGACGGCCGGTCCCGAAACGCGGAGATGATCTGCAAAGCCCGGGAACTGGATTTTCACGCCCTGGTTACAAACGAAGCGAATTCCTCCGCGGACTTTCCCGCACTCAATGCGGGGACACTTCTGGATTCGGCGCCTACTCCGGCGCCTGGAGTTGAACCCGTTGCGGATATTCCCGCTTACATCCAGTTTTCCAGCGGCACAAGCGGCAGTCGCAAAGGCGTGATGCTGGGACACGAGGCCATTCGCAACATGATCCATGATTTCTCCACCGCACATTCCTTCATTCCGGATCAGACAACCGCGTCCTGGTTGCCACTCTTTCATGATTTCGGGCTCTTCGCAGGTGTTCTGATGCCGTTGGTTTTCGGACACCGGGTCCTTCTTTGCTCACCGGTTCAATGGCTGCGCAAACCCGGACGGTTCTTGCGGCTGCTCGAGGAATACTCGGCAGGGTTCTTGTTTATCACTCCTTCCGGCCTGATTCACACCCTGCGCAGTTTGGACGAAACCGACCGTAACACCAATTTGACGAAAATAAAGTCGATTTTCCTGGGTGGCGAGCCTCTATACCCCGCATCGCTGGCTTGTATCCTCGATGGCCTCCGCGCGCTCCAATGCCCGGACAACGTGTTGCGCAACGGATACGGCATGGCGGAAAACACGCTTTATGCGACCATTACGCCGCCTGGGAGCCCCATTCGCATCGACTAGGGTTCGCACCGACTTGCAGACCGGGCGGTTGGACCGGGGGGTTCCCCCGCGACTGTATCGATCGGAATGCCCATTGGCAGCAACAACGTACGCGTTTGCGACGATCGCGACCACCCCCGGAAAGAGCGTGTCATCGGTGAAATCCAGTTGCGCAGCCGTACACTTTTTTCCGGATATTACAAGGGTCCGGCCTTGTCCGCGGTCCTGACCGCGGATGGATGGTACCGTGCCGGTGATTGCGGATATACGGCGGAAGGCGAGTTGTTTTTCACGGGTCGGAAGCGTGACTTGATCATCGTGGGCGGCAACAACATCGCGCCCGAAGACATCGAAGCCCTCACCTACAATATCGACGGCATCTTAGCCGAACGCACCGCCGCCTTTGGAATTCCCGATCCGGCCCTTGGAACGGAAAGCATCATCCTGGTTGTGGAAGGAAGACGAGGGTTGTCGGAGAAACAAAAAACCGCGCTTGCGCGCCAACTGGCCCGGCTGATCTACCGCGAAACCGGACTCGCCCCCGGAGCGGTTCACGTGATGCCGCGGGGATGGGTCTGCCGCACCCGCAACGGCAAGATCTCCCGCGCCAGGACCCGAGAAAAATTCCTCTCACTTGCGGTGAAATAAGCCGCACATGGGTTGCGCCAACCCTTTCCCATAAGTTTTCGTCCAAAATACCCTGATTAGAAAAAAAGAAAAACCCACGAACCCACACAAGGGAAACCGGGGTCAAATGACAAAAAGATATGGTTTTAGACGATTTTTTATGCATTTGGTTGAAAAAAAAATCCCAACTTGATAGACTGCAGCGAGTTTGTCTCAAACAGCTTTGTGCATTAAGGAGGTGTTTTATGCGCAAAATCAAGAAAAGTCAGCTCATTCTCGGGCTTCTGGCCATGGCTGTTTTCTGCCTGGCCACTTTTTCCGCCTGCGGGGGTGGAGAATCATCGATCACCCTGGCTGAGCGGGAATTGGAACTCACCGGACACGTCGTCAAGGGCATGCTGCCGGATTGGCCGGACCATCCCCGTGGTTACGGTTTCGCCCTCAGCGAGGACATGGACCCGATTTCCGATGTGGTTAAATTGAGCGTTCGCTTTTTGGCTCATGGCGGCACGGGTTACGATCACGAAAAACTAATGGAAGAGCTTAAATCCAAGAAGGAAACAGAGATGGAAATTGGGGTTCCCGAATTGGTGAAAGACATCTACGAGATCAAACCCGGAGTCTGGTCTTTTGTTGTTATGCGGGAAGGCTTCACGCTTGAAGGTGAAAGTGAATACACAATTCACGTGCTGCATCTTCCCGAAAAAGATGGGGAGCCGGGTTTGTTATGCCAGGGGCAGGCCCGTTTCGATCATGCCAAGAAATGGCAGGAAATCGAATCTATCCTTGCC containing:
- a CDS encoding acyl carrier protein is translated as MTHSTIDHTRIRSQLLRYIREEILRDPDCALDMDTPLITGGIIDSFSITHISVFMEKEFSAHIRDADLTIENMDTINDMARLAGNALSESEKRS